A window of Pyrus communis chromosome 3, drPyrComm1.1, whole genome shotgun sequence genomic DNA:
TATATTTACGTCTTCTCAAAATGTAAATGAAATGAATTTTTTACAtcttaattttgtatcttttcattagagatgctctaataTTGCATGTTTAAATGACTAGTGCCACACAACAAGAACTTTGGAATGGGACTAAGCATTGTAAGTTGATACGACACAAGTTACCAAATTGCAAGTTCCAAAATAATCATTATTCTTTATTCGCGATTGCACCCCTTTCAAGTGTATTTTATTCCTGTATTTGTACATgcttggagtgttaataactattttctaattttactTAGTTTTATATCTTATCAACAATGCccaattttatttgataatACTAGATAGAATAGAAGTTATACAGactgacaaaaaaaattaaaatttgggacCTTTCAATTTCCAACACTCGCTCTAATTAATGTGACACATTTCTTCTCAATTAATCAGTTTAAACATTTTTGCCTATAAATTTTCCAACTTTCAAGAGTAATAGAGGAAAAATTCAAGCAGCTTAGAAAATGGGGAAATTAAAGATGAAAAGAAAGTTAAAGAAATGTGAGATGTGAGAAATCTAGAGCGAAAGGGGACAAAATGGAGGCAGTGTTTGGCTGGGGTGTAGAAATGAAGATTAAGCATTACAGCAGCTTTCACAAGATACAGTTAGTAGGAGAAGGAGACTTCTCTTTTGCGCTTTGTTTGGCCACAAGTTTTGGGTCAGCTAGTAACATGGTTGCAACTTCTCTCGACTCACGAGGTATTAATTTACATCAACCAAACACGTTATTATGTCTGTTCAATATAGAGATTGAAATGATTTAATTTGTATGTTGTTTGTAGAGGAGTTAAGGTGAAGTATTCAAAAGCTTTGAAAAACTTGATGGAATTGGAGAACATGGGATGCAAAGTATTCCATGGGGTAGATGTACACACCATGCTCCACCGCCCTCGACTTACGAGGATGGAGTTTGATCGGATCGTATTTAATTTTCCTCATGCTGGATATTCGAATTTTTGTTGTTCATCGGAGAAAAAGAAGCACCACCTTTTGTAAGTTCTCAAAATAGGGCAAAAATGTTACTTTAATTGAAATTTGTTATGATATAAGTGAACAACGAATATATTTTTGGAGTATAATATAACTAATGCACGtgttaaacaaatatatattagtTATACCACTTGGCGTATTCCAGTATTAGTTCTCCATATGACCACATTTCTGAACCGAGCTGATTTGAGTTAGGCTAACCGTGGGAAATTGTCCAGAGTCAGCCGGACCCAAATTGCATGGACTCTAGGACAGTCGTCAAGGTCTAATTATTAGATTGAATCATGCATTTTTCAGGTTGCATCAAAGTTTGGTGAAGGGGTACTTCAAGAGTTCAAGGGAGATGCTGACCAGAAGTGGAGAAATTCATATGACGCTCAAGACATCATATCCTTACACTGAGTGGGAAATAGAGAATTTAGCAGAAGAGGCTGGCTTATTTTTggttaaagaagaaaaagagttcTCAGTAGGGGACTATCCAGGTTACTTAAACAAGAGAGGTGCAGGGAAATGTGATGCATATTTTCACGTTGGAGAGGCGAGCACCTTCAGATTTGCCAAGCGCTTGTACCCTCCTGCTGCTTCCAGTTTCCGGCCCGGAGCCTTGAGTATTAGTACGTGGTCTGATGACAAGTTGATATCGCTTGCACTTATCTGGAGAGCTTAGAGATGAAAACATCAAAGAAGGGATACAAAATTTGGAGATCTCTCAAAGGTTTCCAAGATTACCTTAATCCATATTATCACTGTTTGGTTGGCAGATTGGATTGAATCCCTAAACACCAAATCCCGACGAGTGGATTGGATGACGGATATGCTTGTGAGAATCCAAATAT
This region includes:
- the LOC137728440 gene encoding uncharacterized protein At4g26485-like — translated: MEAVFGWGVEMKIKHYSSFHKIQLVGEGDFSFALCLATSFGSASNMVATSLDSRGVKVKYSKALKNLMELENMGCKVFHGVDVHTMLHRPRLTRMEFDRIVFNFPHAGYSNFCCSSEKKKHHLLLHQSLVKGYFKSSREMLTRSGEIHMTLKTSYPYTEWEIENLAEEAGLFLVKEEKEFSVGDYPGYLNKRGAGKCDAYFHVGEASTFRFAKRLYPPAASSFRPGALSISTWSDDKLISLALIWRA